In Prunus dulcis chromosome 1, ALMONDv2, whole genome shotgun sequence, the following are encoded in one genomic region:
- the LOC117628333 gene encoding protein MRG2-like isoform X2: MRPKFTKPRAFWLIDHGRTFSVNLTALRFVWKVTKVDFKMNEWRFYVHYLGWSKNWDEWVHLDRLMKNTDENVRKQEQLNANQRTHKNAKLTRTSQTKQKVSRGKKRKNDSVIKDKDAIPMEDLVLQIPLTLKKQLVDDCEFITHLGKLVKLPRTPNVDDIMKKYLDYRSKDSLKKTHSVEEILKGLCCYFDKALPVMLLYKNERQQYEKAIAHDASPSSVYGAEHLLRLFVKLPELLLNANIEEETLKDLQQKLVDFLKFLQKNQNAFFLSTYHVPDDVEASTNKPDV, translated from the exons ATGAGACCCAAATTTACGAAGCCAAG AGCGTTTTGGCTAATTGATCACGGACGAACATTTTCAGTAAATCTCACCGCTTTGCGTTTTGTTTGGAAGGTGACCAAAGTCGATTTCAAGATGAACGAATGGAGATTTTATGTTCATTACCTT GGATGGAGCAAAAA TTGGGATGAGTGGGTACACTTGGATCGTCTGATGAAAAACACTGATGAGAATGTGAGGAAACAAGAGCAGCTCAATGCGAACCAGAGAACACACAAGAATGCAAAGCTAACACGCACGTCACAGACTAAACAAAAAG TATCAAGAGGAAAAAAGCGAAAGAATGACTCTGTCATTAAG GACAAAGATGCCATACCCATGGAAGATCTTGTGCTTCAAATTCCGCTCACACTAAAGAAACAACTAGTTGATGATTGTGAATTCATTACTCATCTGGGCAAG CTTGTTAAACTTCCACGAACTCCTAACGTGGATGACATAATGAAGAAGTATCTAGATTACAGATCAAAGGACAGTTT GAAGAAAACTCACTCAGTTGAAGAAATCCTGAAAGGACTGTGTTGTTACTTTGACAAAGCACTACCAGTAATGCTTCTGTACAAAAATGAACGTCAGCAGTATGAGAAAGCAATTGCACATGATGCCTCTCCTTCATCTGTATATGGTGCTGAGCATCTGTTACGTCTATTCG TTAAGCTCCCTGAGTTATTGTTGAATGCTAACATTGAAGAGGAGACACTGAAAGATTTGCAGCAAAAATTGGTCGACTTTCTCAA GTTCCTACAGAAGAATCAGAATGCATTTTTCCTCTCTACCTATCATGTACCAGATGATGTTGAAGCGAGCACCAACAAACCAGATGTTTAA
- the LOC117628323 gene encoding putative receptor protein kinase ZmPK1, translating to MGTLFLIFLLSLAIHSPLSSSTSDSLSRGSSLSVEKPEDVLVSADGVFTAGFHQVGNNSFCFAIWFTEPSISDHYRNRTVVWMANRDQPVNGKRSKLCLQKTGNLILTDAGQSIVWATITTSLSPAHLSLQNSGNLVLLHSGSVVLWQSFDSPTDTLLPLQPFTRKATLISTRSQSNFSSGFYKLFFDSDNLLRLLFDGLEISSVYWPDPSRVSWDNARSTYNNSRNAMLDSLGSFISSDNLTFLSADYGAKRQRRLRIDFDGNVRLYSRENSGEKWVVSWQAISDSCMIHGICGANSVCSYDPGFGRKCSCLPGYQIINHTDWSFGCEPQFNHSYTKVNESSFLKLSQVEFSGYDYSSYQNRTYGECESVCLDLYNCRGFQYTFDSGSGVYNCNPKTQLRSGRRSDLQGYLYLRLPKAYLFSNHSDMKYLKQFGLNCTDRVIYLDRQYVKKHVSKPVKFLLWFACGLGGFEIICLLLFFGLLTSRTRKSSKQDMHDGYLLAATGFKRYSYAELKKATRGFSEEIGRGAGGIVYKGVLADERVAAIKLLNEAIQGEAEFLAEASTLGRLNHMHLIEMWGYCSERKRKLLVYEYMEHGSLAHNLSSNVLNWEKRFEIAVGTAKGLAYLHEECLEWVLHCDVKPQNILLDSNYQPKVADFGLSKLFNRGELKNSSFSRIRGTRGYIAPEWVYNLPITSKVDVYSYGIVVLEMVTGKNPTKGVDAIDREQRRLIMSVREKVNGTSAIGPQMGMIMDPSFEGEYDVEKMEILLRVALQCVEEDKDARPTMRQVVEMLLHHDKD from the coding sequence ATGGGTACTCtgtttctcatttttcttctctctctggcCATTCATTCTCcactttcttcttcaacttcCGACTCATTGAGCAGAGGCTCCTCCCTCTCCGTAGAGAAACCAGAAGATGTTTTAGTTTCAGCTGATGGTGTTTTCACTGCTGGCTTCCACCAAGTGGGCAACAATTCATTTTGCTTTGCCATTTGGTTCACAGAGCCATCAATCTCCGACCACTATCGAAACCGCACCGTTGTCTGGATGGCCAATCGTGACCAACCGGTGAACGGAAAACGCTCAAAGCTCTGCCTCCAAAAAACTGGTAACCTCATCTTAACTGATGCTGGTCAGTCCATTGTTTGGGCCACAATCACTACTTCCCTCTCACCAGCTCACTTGAGCCTGCAAAACTCTGGTAATCTGGTTTTACTTCACTCGGGGAGTGTCGTTTTATGGCAAAGCTTTGATTCTCCAACTGATACCCTCCTCCCACTCCAACCCTTCACCAGAAAAGCAACACTTATCTCCACCAGAAGCCAGAGCAACTTCTCCTCTGGTTTCTATAAGCTGTTCTTCGACAGTGACAaccttcttcgtcttcttttCGACGGTCTCGAGATTTCCAGTGTTTATTGGCCCGACCCTTCTCGTGTGAGTTGGGATAATGCAAGGTCCACCTACAACAACAGCAGAAATGCCATGCTTGATTCCTTAGGCAGTTTTATCTCATCAGACAACTTGACTTTTCTGTCAGCCGATTATGGCGCAAAGCGGCAGAGAAGACTGAGGATTGATTTTGATGGTAATGTTCGATTGTATAGTCGAGAAAATTCAGGAGAGAAATGGGTAGTTTCATGGCAGGCCATCTCGGATTCTTGCATGATCCATGGGATTTGCGGAGCAAACAGCGTGTGTAGCTATGACCCTGGTTTTGGTAGAAAATGCTCATGCCTTCCAGGATATCAGATTATAAATCATACTGATTGGTCTTTTGGGTGTGAACCACAATTCAACCACTCCTACACCAAAGTTAATGAGTCCAGTTTCCTAAAACTTTCTCAAGTTGAGTTCTCTGGTTACGATTATAGCTCCTACCAAAATCGCACCTATGGAGAGTGCGAGAGCGTATGCTTGGACCTGTATAACTGCAGGGGGTTCCAATACACATTTGACAGTGGAAGTGGTGTTTATAACTGCAACCCGAAGACGCAGTTACGAAGTGGTCGCAGATCGGATTTACAAGGATACCTTTATCTAAGATTGCCTAAAGCCTATCTCTTCTCAAATCACTCTGACATGAAGTACCTAAAACAATTTGGGCTTAATTGCACAGACAGAGTTATTTATCTTGACCGGCAGTATGTAAAAAAGCATGTTAGTAAGCCAGTAAAATTCCTGCTGTGGTTTGCCTGTGGATTGGGAGGGTTTGAGATCATTtgtctccttttgtttttcggTTTGTTAACTAGTAGAACCCGGAAAAGTTCCAAGCAGGATATGCATGATGGATACCTTCTTGCTGCAACTGGGTTCAAAAGATATAGCTATGCGGAGCTCAAGAAGGCGACACGGGGTTTTAGTGAAGAAATTGGAAGAGGTGCCGGAGGAATTGTGTACAAGGGTGTATTGGCTGATGAACGAGTTGCAGCAATTAAGTTGCTTAATGAAGCTATTCAAGGAGAAGCGGAGTTTCTAGCTGAAGCTAGCACCCTTGGGAGGCTGAACCATATGCACTTGATAGAAATGTGGGGATACTGCTCAGAAAGAAAGCGAAAGCTGCTTGTTTATGAGTACATGGAGCATGGTTCCTTGGCACACAATTTGTCTTCCAATGTTCTTAATTGGGAGAAGAGGTTTGAGATTGCTGTAGGCACAGCGAAAGGTCTTGCTTATCTGCATGAAGAGTGCTTGGAGTGGGTTTTACACTGTGATGTCAAGCCTCAAAACATACTCTTGGACTCGAATTACCAACCAAAGGTGGCAGATTTTGGCCTCTCCAAGCTATTTAACAGAGGGGAGCTTAAGAATTCGAGCTTTTCAAGGATAAGAGGAACCAGAGGTTACATTGCTCCAGAGTGGGTTTACAATCTGCCTATCACATCCAAAGTGGATGTATACAGCTACGGGATCGTTGTGTTGGAGATGGTAACCGGAAAGAACCCGACAAAGGGCGTGGATGCTATTGACAGGGAGCAGAGAAGACTGATCATGTCTGTTAGGGAGAAGGTAAATGGAACTAGTGCTATTGGACCACAGATGGGAATGATCATGGACCCCTCGTTTGAAGGTGAATACGATGTGGAGAAGATGGAAATTCTTCTGAGGGTCGCTTTACAATGCGTAGAGGAAGACAAAGATGCAAGACCAACCATGAGACAAGTTGTTGAGATGCTTCTGCACCATGACAAGGATTAA
- the LOC117628359 gene encoding putative receptor protein kinase ZmPK1 isoform X2, which produces MGTLFLIFLLSLAIHSPPLSSTSDSLSLSRGSSLSVEKPEDVLVSADGVFTAGFHQVGNNSFCFAIWFTEPSSSDHYQNRTIVWMANRDQPVNGKRSKLSLLKTGNLILTDAGQSNVWATTTTSLSPVHLTLQNSGNLVLQKSDHFVLWQSFEFPTDTLLPHQPLTRNTILVSMRSQSNFSSGFYKLFFDNDNLLRLLYDGLQTSSVYWFEPWLAGQDAGRSTDNSSRIAVLDSLGNFTSSDKYTLMAADYGAKSQRRLTVDSDGNVRLYSWKKPGDKWLVSGQVISDPCKIHGVCGVNSVCSYDPGRGRKCSCIPGYRLINHTDWNYGCEPQYNYTCTKGESTFFKLSKLEFFGYDYGYFTNYTYEDCENLCLKLCNCKGFQYSRIPGRPTYSCYPKTVLLNGYRSPSFFGDLYLRVPKNHLLSYQKPQEEYRLNCLGTAVGLDRNYVKTSVTGSVKFLLWFACGVGGFEIICILLVLGLLQIGRGAGGIVYKGVLADQRVAAIKTLNGADPGEAEFLGEANTIGRLNHMHLIEMWGFCSEGKHRLLVYEYMEHGSLAQNLSSNVLDWKKRFEIAVGTAKGLAYLHEECLEWVLHCDVKPQNILLDSNYQPKVADFGLSKLFNRGGLKNSSFSRIRGTRGYIAPEWVYNLPITSKVDVYSYGIVVLEMVTGKNPTMGVDAIDGEQRRLITWVRDKVNGTTDIASRMGEIIDPSFEGNYDSKKMEILLEVALHCVEEDKDARPTMSQVIEMLLQLEKDESH; this is translated from the exons ATGGGTACTCtgtttctcatttttcttctctctctggcCATTCATTCTCCACCTTTGTCTTCAACCTCCGACTCTTTGAGTTTGAGCAGAGGCTCCTCCCTCTCTGTTGAGAAACCAGAAGATGTGTTAGTTTCAGCTGATGGTGTTTTCACTGCTGGCTTTCACCAAGTCGGCAACAACTCATTTTGCTTTGCCATTTGGTTCACCGAGCCTTCATCATCTGACCACTACCAAAACCGCACAATAGTTTGGATGGCCAACCGAGACCAACCGGTGAATGGGAAACGCTCAAAGCTCTCCCTCCTAAAAACTGGTAATCTCATCTTAACTGATGCTGGTCAGTCCAATGTTTGGGCCACAACCACCACTTCACTCTCTCCAGTGCACTTAACCTTACAAAATTCTGGTAACCTGGTTTTACAGAAGTCGGatcattttgttttatggCAAAGCTTTGAGTTCCCAACTGATACCCTTCTTCCGCACCAACCACTCACCAGAAACACAATTCTTGTCTCCATGAGAAGCCAGAGCAACTTCTCCTCTGGTTTCTATAAGCTTTTCTTCGACAATGACAACCTCCTCCGTCTACTCTATGATGGCCTTCAGACTTCAAGTGTCTATTGGTTTGAGCCATGGCTTGCAGGCCAGGATGCTGGAAGGTCCACAGACAATAGCAGTAGAATTGCAGTGCTAGATTCATTGGGAAATTTTACTTCATCCGATAAATATACACTAATGGCAGCTGATTATGGTGCGAAGTCACAGAGAAGATTGACTGTTGATTCTGATGGAAATGTTCGGTTGTATAGCTGGAAAAAGCCCGGAGACAAATGGCTTGTTTCAGGGCAAGTCATTTCTGATCCATGTAAGATTCATGGCGTTTGTGGAGTTAATAGCGTCTGTAGCTATGATCCTGGTCGTGGTAGGAAATGCTCTTGCATTCCAGGTTACCGTTTGATCAACCATACTGATTGGAATTATGGTTGTGAGCCTCAATATAATTACACTTGCACCAAAGGTGAGTCCACTTTCTTTAAACTTTCAAAGCTTGAGTTTTTTGGGTATGATTATGGCTACTTCACGAATTACACCTACGAGGATTGTGAGAACTTGTGCTTGAAATTATGCAACTGCAAAGGTTTTCAGTACTCTCGTATCCCTGGCAGACCGACTTATAGCTGTTACCCGAAGACGGTGTTGCTCAATGGATACAGATCACCCAGCTTTTTTGGAGACTTGTATTTGAGAGTGCCCAAAAACCATTTGTTATCTTACCAGAAGCCCCAAGAAGAGTATAGGTTAAATTGCCTAGGGACAGCAGTTGGTCTAGATAGAAATTACGTAAAAACCAGTGTAACTGGTTCAGTGAAGTTCCTATTGTGGTTTGCCTGTGGAGTTGGAGGGTTTGAGATCATTTGTattcttttggttttgggaTTATTAC AGATCGGAAGAGGAGCAGGAGGAATTGTGTACAAAGGTGTATTGGCTGATCAAAGAGTTGCAGCAATTAAGACGCTTAATGGGGCTGACCCAGGAGAAGCTGAATTTCTAGGTGAAGCTAATACCATTGGGAGGCTGAACCATATGCACTTGATAGAGATGTGGGGATTTTGCTCAGAGGGAAAGCACAGGCTTCTTGTTTATGAGTACATGGAACATGGATCCTTGGCACAAAATTTGTCTTCCAATGTGCTTGATTGGAAAAAGAGGTTTGAGATTGCTGTGGGCACAGCAAAAGGCCTTGCTTATCTGCATGAGGAGTGCTTGGAGTGGGTTTTACACTGTGACGTTAAGCCTCAAAACATACTCTTAGATTCTAATTACCAACCAAAAGTAGCAGATTTTGGCCTCTCCAAGCTATTCAACAGGGGCGGCCTtaaaaattcaagtttttCAAGGATAAGAGGAACCAGGGGTTACATTGCTCCAGAGTGGGTGTACAATCTACCCATTACATCAAAAGTGGATGTATACAGCTATGGGATTGTTGTGTTGGAGATGGTGACTGGGAAGAACCCGACAATGGGCGTGGATGCCATTGATGGTGAGCAGAGAAGGCTGATCACGTGGGTCAGGGACAAGGTAAATGGAACTACTGATATTGCATCGAGGATGGGAGAGATCATAGACCCTTCTTTTGAAGGTAATTATGATTCGAAAAAGATGGAGATTTTGTTGGAAGTGGCTTTACATTGTGTAGAGGAAGACAAAGATGCAAGGCCTACCATGAGCCAAGTCATTGAGATGCTTCTGCAGCTTGAGAAAGACGAATCTCATTAG
- the LOC117628359 gene encoding putative receptor protein kinase ZmPK1 isoform X1 — MGTLFLIFLLSLAIHSPPLSSTSDSLSLSRGSSLSVEKPEDVLVSADGVFTAGFHQVGNNSFCFAIWFTEPSSSDHYQNRTIVWMANRDQPVNGKRSKLSLLKTGNLILTDAGQSNVWATTTTSLSPVHLTLQNSGNLVLQKSDHFVLWQSFEFPTDTLLPHQPLTRNTILVSMRSQSNFSSGFYKLFFDNDNLLRLLYDGLQTSSVYWFEPWLAGQDAGRSTDNSSRIAVLDSLGNFTSSDKYTLMAADYGAKSQRRLTVDSDGNVRLYSWKKPGDKWLVSGQVISDPCKIHGVCGVNSVCSYDPGRGRKCSCIPGYRLINHTDWNYGCEPQYNYTCTKGESTFFKLSKLEFFGYDYGYFTNYTYEDCENLCLKLCNCKGFQYSRIPGRPTYSCYPKTVLLNGYRSPSFFGDLYLRVPKNHLLSYQKPQEEYRLNCLGTAVGLDRNYVKTSVTGSVKFLLWFACGVGGFEIICILLVLGLLRSTRPNSNEDMQGYVLAATGFKRFSYGELKKATRGFSEEIGRGAGGIVYKGVLADQRVAAIKTLNGADPGEAEFLGEANTIGRLNHMHLIEMWGFCSEGKHRLLVYEYMEHGSLAQNLSSNVLDWKKRFEIAVGTAKGLAYLHEECLEWVLHCDVKPQNILLDSNYQPKVADFGLSKLFNRGGLKNSSFSRIRGTRGYIAPEWVYNLPITSKVDVYSYGIVVLEMVTGKNPTMGVDAIDGEQRRLITWVRDKVNGTTDIASRMGEIIDPSFEGNYDSKKMEILLEVALHCVEEDKDARPTMSQVIEMLLQLEKDESH; from the coding sequence ATGGGTACTCtgtttctcatttttcttctctctctggcCATTCATTCTCCACCTTTGTCTTCAACCTCCGACTCTTTGAGTTTGAGCAGAGGCTCCTCCCTCTCTGTTGAGAAACCAGAAGATGTGTTAGTTTCAGCTGATGGTGTTTTCACTGCTGGCTTTCACCAAGTCGGCAACAACTCATTTTGCTTTGCCATTTGGTTCACCGAGCCTTCATCATCTGACCACTACCAAAACCGCACAATAGTTTGGATGGCCAACCGAGACCAACCGGTGAATGGGAAACGCTCAAAGCTCTCCCTCCTAAAAACTGGTAATCTCATCTTAACTGATGCTGGTCAGTCCAATGTTTGGGCCACAACCACCACTTCACTCTCTCCAGTGCACTTAACCTTACAAAATTCTGGTAACCTGGTTTTACAGAAGTCGGatcattttgttttatggCAAAGCTTTGAGTTCCCAACTGATACCCTTCTTCCGCACCAACCACTCACCAGAAACACAATTCTTGTCTCCATGAGAAGCCAGAGCAACTTCTCCTCTGGTTTCTATAAGCTTTTCTTCGACAATGACAACCTCCTCCGTCTACTCTATGATGGCCTTCAGACTTCAAGTGTCTATTGGTTTGAGCCATGGCTTGCAGGCCAGGATGCTGGAAGGTCCACAGACAATAGCAGTAGAATTGCAGTGCTAGATTCATTGGGAAATTTTACTTCATCCGATAAATATACACTAATGGCAGCTGATTATGGTGCGAAGTCACAGAGAAGATTGACTGTTGATTCTGATGGAAATGTTCGGTTGTATAGCTGGAAAAAGCCCGGAGACAAATGGCTTGTTTCAGGGCAAGTCATTTCTGATCCATGTAAGATTCATGGCGTTTGTGGAGTTAATAGCGTCTGTAGCTATGATCCTGGTCGTGGTAGGAAATGCTCTTGCATTCCAGGTTACCGTTTGATCAACCATACTGATTGGAATTATGGTTGTGAGCCTCAATATAATTACACTTGCACCAAAGGTGAGTCCACTTTCTTTAAACTTTCAAAGCTTGAGTTTTTTGGGTATGATTATGGCTACTTCACGAATTACACCTACGAGGATTGTGAGAACTTGTGCTTGAAATTATGCAACTGCAAAGGTTTTCAGTACTCTCGTATCCCTGGCAGACCGACTTATAGCTGTTACCCGAAGACGGTGTTGCTCAATGGATACAGATCACCCAGCTTTTTTGGAGACTTGTATTTGAGAGTGCCCAAAAACCATTTGTTATCTTACCAGAAGCCCCAAGAAGAGTATAGGTTAAATTGCCTAGGGACAGCAGTTGGTCTAGATAGAAATTACGTAAAAACCAGTGTAACTGGTTCAGTGAAGTTCCTATTGTGGTTTGCCTGTGGAGTTGGAGGGTTTGAGATCATTTGTattcttttggttttgggaTTATTACGTAGTACCAGGCCAAATTCCAATGAGGATATGCAGGGCTACGTACTTGCTGCAACAGGGTTCAAAAGATTCAGCTACGGGGAGCTGAAGAAGGCGACGCGGGGTTTCAGTGAAGAGATCGGAAGAGGAGCAGGAGGAATTGTGTACAAAGGTGTATTGGCTGATCAAAGAGTTGCAGCAATTAAGACGCTTAATGGGGCTGACCCAGGAGAAGCTGAATTTCTAGGTGAAGCTAATACCATTGGGAGGCTGAACCATATGCACTTGATAGAGATGTGGGGATTTTGCTCAGAGGGAAAGCACAGGCTTCTTGTTTATGAGTACATGGAACATGGATCCTTGGCACAAAATTTGTCTTCCAATGTGCTTGATTGGAAAAAGAGGTTTGAGATTGCTGTGGGCACAGCAAAAGGCCTTGCTTATCTGCATGAGGAGTGCTTGGAGTGGGTTTTACACTGTGACGTTAAGCCTCAAAACATACTCTTAGATTCTAATTACCAACCAAAAGTAGCAGATTTTGGCCTCTCCAAGCTATTCAACAGGGGCGGCCTtaaaaattcaagtttttCAAGGATAAGAGGAACCAGGGGTTACATTGCTCCAGAGTGGGTGTACAATCTACCCATTACATCAAAAGTGGATGTATACAGCTATGGGATTGTTGTGTTGGAGATGGTGACTGGGAAGAACCCGACAATGGGCGTGGATGCCATTGATGGTGAGCAGAGAAGGCTGATCACGTGGGTCAGGGACAAGGTAAATGGAACTACTGATATTGCATCGAGGATGGGAGAGATCATAGACCCTTCTTTTGAAGGTAATTATGATTCGAAAAAGATGGAGATTTTGTTGGAAGTGGCTTTACATTGTGTAGAGGAAGACAAAGATGCAAGGCCTACCATGAGCCAAGTCATTGAGATGCTTCTGCAGCTTGAGAAAGACGAATCTCATTAG
- the LOC117628333 gene encoding protein MRG2-like isoform X3, with amino-acid sequence MRGSKTVVSDTDSSATQSDSSATKTDSDMIDGEDEEVSAPSPDSCPFSEGEKVLAFHETQIYEAKVTKVDFKMNEWRFYVHYLGWSKNWDEWVHLDRLMKNTDENVRKQEQLNANQRTHKNAKLTRTSQTKQKVSRGKKRKNDSVIKDKDAIPMEDLVLQIPLTLKKQLVDDCEFITHLGKLVKLPRTPNVDDIMKKYLDYRSKDSLKKTHSVEEILKGLCCYFDKALPVMLLYKNERQQYEKAIAHDASPSSVYGAEHLLRLFAEHYAGALDTWACGG; translated from the exons atgagAGGCTCCAAGACTGTCGTTAGCGATACTGACTCGTCCGCCACCCAGTCTGACAGCTCCGCCACCAAGACCGATTCCGACATGATCGACGGTGAAGACGAAGAAGTTTCCGCTCCTTCCCCCGATTCATGCCCCTTCTCCGAAGGCGAGAAGGTGCTCGCTTTTCATGAGACCCAAATTTACGAAGCCAAG GTGACCAAAGTCGATTTCAAGATGAACGAATGGAGATTTTATGTTCATTACCTT GGATGGAGCAAAAA TTGGGATGAGTGGGTACACTTGGATCGTCTGATGAAAAACACTGATGAGAATGTGAGGAAACAAGAGCAGCTCAATGCGAACCAGAGAACACACAAGAATGCAAAGCTAACACGCACGTCACAGACTAAACAAAAAG TATCAAGAGGAAAAAAGCGAAAGAATGACTCTGTCATTAAG GACAAAGATGCCATACCCATGGAAGATCTTGTGCTTCAAATTCCGCTCACACTAAAGAAACAACTAGTTGATGATTGTGAATTCATTACTCATCTGGGCAAG CTTGTTAAACTTCCACGAACTCCTAACGTGGATGACATAATGAAGAAGTATCTAGATTACAGATCAAAGGACAGTTT GAAGAAAACTCACTCAGTTGAAGAAATCCTGAAAGGACTGTGTTGTTACTTTGACAAAGCACTACCAGTAATGCTTCTGTACAAAAATGAACGTCAGCAGTATGAGAAAGCAATTGCACATGATGCCTCTCCTTCATCTGTATATGGTGCTGAGCATCTGTTACGTCTATTCG CGGAACATTATGCTGGTGCTTTGGATACTTGGGCATGTGGTGGATGA
- the LOC117628333 gene encoding protein MRG2-like isoform X1: MRGSKTVVSDTDSSATQSDSSATKTDSDMIDGEDEEVSAPSPDSCPFSEGEKVLAFHETQIYEAKVTKVDFKMNEWRFYVHYLGWSKNWDEWVHLDRLMKNTDENVRKQEQLNANQRTHKNAKLTRTSQTKQKVSRGKKRKNDSVIKDKDAIPMEDLVLQIPLTLKKQLVDDCEFITHLGKLVKLPRTPNVDDIMKKYLDYRSKDSLKKTHSVEEILKGLCCYFDKALPVMLLYKNERQQYEKAIAHDASPSSVYGAEHLLRLFVKLPELLLNANIEEETLKDLQQKLVDFLKFLQKNQNAFFLSTYHVPDDVEASTNKPDV, from the exons atgagAGGCTCCAAGACTGTCGTTAGCGATACTGACTCGTCCGCCACCCAGTCTGACAGCTCCGCCACCAAGACCGATTCCGACATGATCGACGGTGAAGACGAAGAAGTTTCCGCTCCTTCCCCCGATTCATGCCCCTTCTCCGAAGGCGAGAAGGTGCTCGCTTTTCATGAGACCCAAATTTACGAAGCCAAG GTGACCAAAGTCGATTTCAAGATGAACGAATGGAGATTTTATGTTCATTACCTT GGATGGAGCAAAAA TTGGGATGAGTGGGTACACTTGGATCGTCTGATGAAAAACACTGATGAGAATGTGAGGAAACAAGAGCAGCTCAATGCGAACCAGAGAACACACAAGAATGCAAAGCTAACACGCACGTCACAGACTAAACAAAAAG TATCAAGAGGAAAAAAGCGAAAGAATGACTCTGTCATTAAG GACAAAGATGCCATACCCATGGAAGATCTTGTGCTTCAAATTCCGCTCACACTAAAGAAACAACTAGTTGATGATTGTGAATTCATTACTCATCTGGGCAAG CTTGTTAAACTTCCACGAACTCCTAACGTGGATGACATAATGAAGAAGTATCTAGATTACAGATCAAAGGACAGTTT GAAGAAAACTCACTCAGTTGAAGAAATCCTGAAAGGACTGTGTTGTTACTTTGACAAAGCACTACCAGTAATGCTTCTGTACAAAAATGAACGTCAGCAGTATGAGAAAGCAATTGCACATGATGCCTCTCCTTCATCTGTATATGGTGCTGAGCATCTGTTACGTCTATTCG TTAAGCTCCCTGAGTTATTGTTGAATGCTAACATTGAAGAGGAGACACTGAAAGATTTGCAGCAAAAATTGGTCGACTTTCTCAA GTTCCTACAGAAGAATCAGAATGCATTTTTCCTCTCTACCTATCATGTACCAGATGATGTTGAAGCGAGCACCAACAAACCAGATGTTTAA
- the LOC117628333 gene encoding protein MRG2-like isoform X4, with translation MFITLDGAKSEPAFLLTYDSRTFTSFDFTFLEPSSWMLKACWDEWVHLDRLMKNTDENVRKQEQLNANQRTHKNAKLTRTSQTKQKVSRGKKRKNDSVIKDKDAIPMEDLVLQIPLTLKKQLVDDCEFITHLGKLVKLPRTPNVDDIMKKYLDYRSKDSLKKTHSVEEILKGLCCYFDKALPVMLLYKNERQQYEKAIAHDASPSSVYGAEHLLRLFVKLPELLLNANIEEETLKDLQQKLVDFLKFLQKNQNAFFLSTYHVPDDVEASTNKPDV, from the exons ATGTTCATTACCTT GGATGGAGCAAAAAGTGAGCCCGCCTTCCTGCTTACTTATGATTCCAGAACGTTTACGAGTTTTGATTTCACATTCCTTGAACCAAGCTCTTGGATGTTGAAAGCATG TTGGGATGAGTGGGTACACTTGGATCGTCTGATGAAAAACACTGATGAGAATGTGAGGAAACAAGAGCAGCTCAATGCGAACCAGAGAACACACAAGAATGCAAAGCTAACACGCACGTCACAGACTAAACAAAAAG TATCAAGAGGAAAAAAGCGAAAGAATGACTCTGTCATTAAG GACAAAGATGCCATACCCATGGAAGATCTTGTGCTTCAAATTCCGCTCACACTAAAGAAACAACTAGTTGATGATTGTGAATTCATTACTCATCTGGGCAAG CTTGTTAAACTTCCACGAACTCCTAACGTGGATGACATAATGAAGAAGTATCTAGATTACAGATCAAAGGACAGTTT GAAGAAAACTCACTCAGTTGAAGAAATCCTGAAAGGACTGTGTTGTTACTTTGACAAAGCACTACCAGTAATGCTTCTGTACAAAAATGAACGTCAGCAGTATGAGAAAGCAATTGCACATGATGCCTCTCCTTCATCTGTATATGGTGCTGAGCATCTGTTACGTCTATTCG TTAAGCTCCCTGAGTTATTGTTGAATGCTAACATTGAAGAGGAGACACTGAAAGATTTGCAGCAAAAATTGGTCGACTTTCTCAA GTTCCTACAGAAGAATCAGAATGCATTTTTCCTCTCTACCTATCATGTACCAGATGATGTTGAAGCGAGCACCAACAAACCAGATGTTTAA